A single Apostichopus japonicus isolate 1M-3 chromosome 11, ASM3797524v1, whole genome shotgun sequence DNA region contains:
- the LOC139976429 gene encoding uncharacterized protein, which yields MSHKDKRIKGSLKTRWCPHCLQFLSMRSFYNHLQKYYNHSNGWSTEALLQEDSHKSSKSDTSSKDKMETEDLISWCPHCSQFLSRRSLYNHKRKFFDRKRGWSKKSFTQRNRHNSSTSDSEDSTVEGGENEQSFMSHEKETSIPCSSNENMTQQKNVKDGYHSQQTVNCLSSETSDADSSESDDGSEIWSDDNGSEILSDDDDDGNIIDGRLDFSSSTHSRTGKWNMACQTVLSWLLFFLCLWHGVNMISNGSLNKLLVFLKAWLNSLPGGDFYITTISSLLPTSLYGCYKYLGISRDAYTKYVVCKKCYKLYRIEECFSQVGGNKVPQVCKNQLKVGKKRFQSCGAQLLKKVKCKGKVMYHPIKVYCFKSIIDTLECYLLRPGFQEECERWRDRKSEDYLSDIYDGQVWKEFSVINGENFLNAKNTYAFMINVDWFQPYKRRPDFSVGAIYMVLLNLPREKRFLQENVFLVGVIPSFGKEPSCINSFLEPLVEELLILYRGLRVKTFQNNFGEKVRAALLAAASDIPAARKLSGFLSHSAHKGCSKCFKTFPGSFGEKRNYGGFDRHNWPSRTLTQHKANIEQILAAQTSTKRKKLESEFGIRYSVLLKLPYFNPIRHTVIDPMHNLFLGIAKTCFKLWVNRDILTKSKLENMEVKIAGVELGGNLGRLPSKISSNYGSFTAEQWRNWICIYSMYVLDGILPERDLKCWQTFVLACRHLCHPAVTSCDVTIADCLFLKFAKEFEAIYGDLAVTPNIHMMLHLKECVLDYGSVYGFWLFAFERYNGILGSIPSNNKNIEPQLMSKFLNLINVYNLQFSMPSVYSEHVQQIVSTMYLNESFPTIASEVLIHLMKMSNGPLNSNQFSVSEFVTKSSHYKLMTLEGDMLVDLKTTYASIYPSDELSCDYFPSIVKVFDTVSIQKMVFGSKRNKNRLKAAKITGKWSTSSGHIDFKEPERLGEIAYFIEHCVKSEKNVLTNIFAVVDWYCDANLEQLKCPLLAFSADNMVPQGPSRYLPVWRIHSQCAVACEILDGRKVQMVTTIPQKLFV from the exons ATGTCGCATAAGGACAAGAGGATAAAGGGGTCTTTGAAGACTAGATGGTGTCCCCATTGTTTGCAGTTCTTGTCTATGAGGTCTTTCTACAACCACCTGCAGAAGTACTATAATCACAGCAATGGATGGTCAACAGAAGCATTATTACAAGAGGACAGTCACAAGAGCTCTAAGAGTG ACACGTCAAGCAAAGACAAAATGGAGACTGAGGATCTGATTTCATGGTGCCCACATTGTTCACAGTTCCTGTCCAGAAGATCTCTCTACAACCACAAGCGAAAGTTCTTTGATAGAAAGCGTGGGTGGTCTAAAAAATCATTTACACAAAGGAATAGGCACAACAGCTCTACCAGTG ATTCTGAGGACAGCACAGTAGAGGGTGGCGAAAATGAGCAATCTTTCATGTCGCATGAAAAGGAGACAAGTATACCTTGTA GTAGTAATGAAAACATGACGCAGCAGAAAAACGTCAAAGATGGCTATCATTCCCAGCAGACAGTT AATTGTTTATCCAGTGAAACCAGTGATGCAGATTCATCTGAGAGTGATGACGGATCTGAAATTTGGAGTGACGACAATGGATCTGAAATTTTgagcgatgatgatgatgacggtaATATTATTGACGGTCGTCTTGATTTCAGTTCCTCAACACATTCCAGAACTGGTAAATGGAACATGGCTTGTCAGACAGTCCTGTCCTggcttcttttctttttatgtcTATGGCATGGAGTGAACATGATTTCAAATGGAAGTCTGAATAAGCTACTGGTATTTCTTAAAGCCTGGTTAAATTCTCTTCCAGGTGGTGACTTTTATATCACAACCATCTCGTCTCTTCTTCCAACATCCTTATATGGTTGCTATAAGTACCTAGGCATTTCAAGAGATGCTTACACTAAATATGTTGTTTGCAAGAAGTGTTACAAGTTGTACAGAATAGAAGAATGTTTTTCCCAGGTTGGAGGCAACAAAGTCCCGCAAGTGTGTAAAAATCAATTGAAAGTGGGTAAAAAACGTTTTCAGTCTTGTGGTGCTCAACTTCTTaagaaagtaaaatgtaaagGTAAGGTGATGTACCATCCGATAAAGGTATACTGCTTCAAAAGTATCATAGACACACTAGAATGTTACTTACTTCGACCTGGTTTTCAAGAGGAGTGTGAAAGGTGGCGAGACAGAAAATCTGAAGACTACTTATCAGATATATATGATGGCCAGGTGTGGAAAGAGTTTAGTGTTATAAATGGTGAAAATTTTCTGAATGCAAAGAatacctatgcattcatgatcaATGTTGATTGGTTTCAGCCATACAAGCGTAGACCAGACTTTTCTGTAGGGGCGATCTACATGGTTTTATTAAATCTGCCAAGGGAGAAaagatttctacaagaaaatGTATTTCTTGTTGGGGTTATACCATCATTTGGTAAGGAACCAAGCTGTATAAATTCTTTTCTTGAGCCGTTAGTTGAAGAATTATTAATACTCTACAGAGGCCTGAGGGTGAAAACATTCCAAAACAATTTCGGTGAAAAGGTGAGAGCTGCATTACTTGCTGCAGCATCAGACATTCCTGCAGCACGAAAACTTTCAGGGTTTTTAAGCCACTCAGCTCATAAAGGTTgctcaaaatgtttcaaaactttTCCTGGGTCATTTGGTGAAAAGCGAAACTATGGTGGTTTTGATAGGCACAACTGGCCAAGCCGCACACTTACCCAGCATAAGGCAAACATAGAACAAATTTTAGCAGCACAGACATCAACCAAAAGAAAGAAACTGGAGTCAGAATTTGGTATTCGGTATTCAGTTCTTCTGAAGCTACCATATTTTAATCCCATAAGACATACTGTTATTGACCCTATGCACAATCTCTTTCTGGGCATTGCCAAAACTTGTTTTAAGTTATGGGTGAACAGAGATATACTCACAAAAAGCAAGTTGGAAAATATGGAAGTTAAAATTGCAGGAGTAGAGTTAGGAGGAAACCTAGGTAGATTGCCCTCTAAGATTTCATCAAACTATGGGAGCTTCACTGCAGAACAATGGAGAAATTGGATTTGCATTTATTCTATGTATGTGTTGGATGGCATTCTACCAGAAAGAGATCTGAAATGCTGGCAGACATTTGTATTGGCATGCCGTCACCTGTGTCATCCAGCAGTGACATCTTGTGATGTCACCATTGctgattgtttgtttttgaaatttgcAAAGGAGTTTGAAGCAATTTATGGTGATCTGGCTGTTACCCCAAATATACACATGATGCTTCACCTTAAAGAGTGTGTGTTAGATTATGGAAGTGTATACGGATTTTGGTTGTTTGCCTTTGAAAGATACAATGGAATATTAGGCAGCATTCCatcaaataacaaaaacataGAACCACAATTGATGAGCAAATTCCTAAATTTGATCAATGTATACAATCTTCAGTTCTCTATGCCTTCAGTGTATTCTGAACATGTACAGCAAATTGTATCTACCATGTATTTAAATGAATCATTTCCCACTATAGCAAGTGAGGTTTTGATTCACCTTATGAAAATGTCGAATGGCCCTTTAAATTCCAATCAATTCTCAGTGTCAGAATTCGTCACAAAGTCAAGCCATTATAAACTTATGACTCTTGAAGGGGACATGTTAGTGGACCTGAAAACAACTTATGCCTCTATATATCCGTCTGATGAGTTATCTTGTGATTATTTCCCTTCCATTGTTAAAGTTTTTGATACAGTGTCTATTCAAAAGATGGTGTTTGGGTcaaaaagaaataagaacaGACTGAAGGCTGCCAAAATCACTGGTAAGTGGAGCACTTCGTCAGGACACATTGATTTTAAAGAACCGGAGCGGCTTGGCGAAATTGCTTACTTTATTGAACATTgtgtgaaaagtgaaaaaaatgtgttaacTAATATATTTGCTGTAGTTGATTGGTATTGCGATGCCAATCTTGAACAGTTAAAGTGTCCATTGTTAGCTTTTAGTGCTGATAACATGGTTCCTCAAGGTCCTTCAAGATATCTGCCTGTCTGGAGAATACACTCTCAGTGTGCAGTTGCATGTGAAATTTTGGATGGGAGAAAGGTGCAAATGGTCACCACAATTCCGCAGAAGCTGTTTGTATAA
- the LOC139976318 gene encoding uncharacterized protein — protein MNDSGFRELIAEVTESSLEESLPINTSSPIKDFQSLDPSLVFTDVPEESDIRVVDNENEAATVGTTAAVCTGCALKKARCKRYKKEIKSLRAQLAEKDQLLSKKTKTKFSVPLDCSNTVREVYRELQRDDTFLAWDTGSSSSFVNVHNINVTDRVKKEVKNLFPNRWLKGVIKEAIRRYWQSLRDDATRERSGTKDFHRMKVKRQSRLRRKLQCRLNAMKNIDWSEERKDRLRAVMSTEYMSSEESDMEGERTRTVQELTWESERLKKYKMRLDSFYKDVLISDKSRKQKIPTVRKGDVSLRCIPTDAPTWALK, from the exons atgaatgaTTCCGGCTTCCGTGAGTTGATTGCAGAGGTGACAGAAAGCTCCCTGGAAGAAAGTTTGCCAATTAATACAAGTTCACCTATTAAGGACTTTCAAAGTTTAGATCCGTCGCTAGTTTTTACTGATGTTCCGGAGGAAAGTGATATACGTGTAGTGGACAATGAAAACGAAGCAGCGACAGTTGGAACAACCGCGGCAGTGTGCACGGGTTGTGCCTTAAAGAAAGCTCGTTGTAAACgatataagaaagaaataaagtcACTCAGAGCACAACTGGCTGAGAAGGACCAACTTCTCTCgaaaaaaacgaaaacgaaGTTCTCTGTGCCactggattgttcg AACACAGTGAGAGAGGTTTATCGAGAGCTTCAGAGGGATGATACATTCCTAGCCTGGGATACTGGCTCAAGTAGTAG CTTCGTCAACGTCCACAACATAAACGTTACAGACCGAGTTAAGAAGGAAGTGAAGAATCTATTCCCAAATAGGTGGCTAAAAGGTGTCATAAAAG AAGCCATTAGACGTTACTGGCAGTCGTTGCGTGACGATGCTACAAGAGAGCGAAGTGGCACCAAAGATTTCCATCGAATGAAAGTGAAAAGGCAATCGCGGTTAAGACGG aaacttCAGTGTAGATTGAATGCAATGAAAAACATAGACTGgtcagaggagagaaaagacagaCTACGGGCAGTTATGTCAACCGAGTACATGTCATCCGAGGAATCCGACATGGAGGGCGAACGGACTAGGACAGTGCAGGAGTTGACATGGGAGTCTGAAAGactaaaaaaatacaaaatgagacTGGACTCATTTTATAAGGACGTTCTCATAAGCGATAAGTCCAGAAAACAGAAGATACCCACCGTTAGAAAAGGAGACGTTTCTTTAAGATGCATACCAACTGACGCCCCAACTTGGGCTCTTAAATAG